Part of the Anopheles gambiae chromosome 3, idAnoGambNW_F1_1, whole genome shotgun sequence genome is shown below.
CTCGAGGTCCATTAGTTTGACATCTTTGTGATATGAGTTTACTACACAAGAGTTAATTAAACGCTTTTGTGAATAAAATTATTGCTTCAGAAAatctttcatttcattactcgaaaacaaaacatgttgcACACAACGAGCACTTCGGtaagaaatgaaataaagtaaATCGATGCATTACATTTGCTTTCAATGTAATGCATTGATTGAATCCAATTCTAGGCTTGTTGCACAGTGCTTATGTGCGGTGGTTTTGAAATTAAAGCTTGTTCAATAAACCATGCCTGCCCCTTCCACGTTCCTCCGGTATCGGAGGAAGCTTGGTGAAGTTTTTCGGAATCTTTTGGCGCAGCATATCACCGAACTCCATTTCGGCTGCTTCAGCTTCGTTTGCTTCCATCGCATGCAGGAAGCTTACTGTGGCTGTAAGTATACGCACAGAGAAGAAAATGATGCGATGAAAGGACACGGTGTTGTTAATTCTTCTGCAGAGACTTACCAAGAATCGCCAGACAGCTGAACAACAACATGAGCTTGAAGTTCATTTTGAGATTACAGTTAATAGCTGATGCTTGACTTGGTTTGAATTTATTCCCAGAAACTGGAATGCGAATGAAACAATGTACTCGTTGTTTTATAGTCAGTTTTGCTGGGTTAGGGTAATCAATTTGAGGCATAAATTTGTATGGAAACTTATTGATATTTCACATTATTAAACCATGTCTAAAATGTGATAAGGTAGGATGTATATTGCACGCAAAATGGGTATGAAATAAACCATGGCATTGATTTAAGAGTATCTTGATGAAACGTGAATATATTGAGACAGGGAAGACCTATCACAGTGACCGCTTCAGCGCTTCTCATCATAATTGGTTGTGAATCCTCAAAATTATAGCTTAAAACATCTGAAATCCGTTGAGAATTTTGATACGAAAAATATTAAAGCATAGAACTAATCGTACAGGATCGTACCAAGGCAAGCTTGCTAAGTCCATAGCTGTAGGAATTAAAAACTGttctttattttaaaaagaCATTAACAGAAGATACATGATGTCTTGCGCAAATTGCGTGGTATTCCTATTGGTGAATTTGGATAATCTATCCCGTTACCCTCAACGTGTATGTGCTCGTGTTCGTGACCAGCGTCAGTGGTCGTCATGATTGGTGCGGAATCGTACCGCCTAAAGCTGCTTCTTCTTGGAACGTACAAAGGATTGGGCCTTGATGGCGGTCTCGGTCGTTGGGTGGCTGGTAAAACTTTAAGGTGACAATTATAATCTGGCGCTGTACAGCTGGTAACGCCATGTGCAGGTTCTGATTGAACGACCACATTCACGTTGACCACTATCGGGGATGGTGCAGGGGGCGTATTGCTTGTGGTAGCGTTTGTAGTAGCATTGGGTGCACCCGACTGTGCAGTGGTCTTTTTGGTTTGATCAGTGATTACTGGGTTTTTGGAGGAACTATCCCCCGGAGATTCGGATGTATCTTTTCTGGGGTTTTTACCACCCTTCACATCTTGCCATTGATCCTTCGATTTTACTGCCGGTGTTGTTGACGTGGCTTGCTGATGAGTTGTTTTCTTAATGCCTGTCGGCTCTGTTATCTGTTGCCCCTTTAGAGCATCGTCAAATTCGCCATCCTCTTCAATGACTGGATCTGTAGTGGGAGCGCCTTTGACAGCGGATTTCATATCCGGCGGTAGAGTGTTCTGCTGTCGCACCTTTCGCACCAGAGCGGGAACCTCATCCGCCAATACGGTGGTGGACGGACATATCAGACCTTGGGGAGGAAAGAGTACGCGATAAATCACAGTAAAATTCTACTACCTTCCACAGCTTACCCAAAGCAAACACCCAAAGAATTAGAACGTTCATATTGCTAGCACACCATTCACTAGAATGAAGTGAGCAAATCTTGAGCAAGTGTAATAAAAGGGGCTTGCAGCGATACAAAATTGTTACCAAACACATGTAGTGTTGCAATTCGTCCTGTATGCCATGTTAAGCGGTTTGGTTTTGCGGTGTGTGTTTCTGATAAACAAATGTACCGATAAGAACTGCCACCCTGCGCACGTTGTTTACCCAAATGGCAATGTTCGATTTGAGCACGCCGCAATTCGTTCGCGCATGATCACTTGATCGGGTCTTCTCGTCTCGTTAAAGCTCGTCCCCATGAAGGTCGCCGATGTGACACACTATGCTAGAGCCTCCTCCCGAATAAAACTTCAAACTGTCAGGTCAAACTGCTGCCAATCTTTGGACCGAACCCGTTAATACCACCCCGTTTAGGCCAGGAGACACCCGTGGGAAAACTGTTGATGGCGCAGCGCatcgaacacaaaaaaaggaagagaatATTGGAAGACCGAAAGTTCAAACCGGAGCCGACCCAGAACAGTGAACACATTTTTTCGCCGACCTCCCCCTTTTTGCGAGTGGCCGGACCAAAGTCAAACATTCCATCACCGTATGAAACTCGATCCGAACGGTAGTGCAATTTTTCAGCCAACTTTATGGCTTTTCTTCTGGGTTTTTGTTCTCATTCTATCCCCCCGGGGACGGATGGGACTGTGTTGATGCTTTCATAAAATTGCAAACCCACCAACCACCCAAACTGACACCACAGTCGAGGAGAACATCACCCTTCATATCCACCCGCCTGTTTGGTGCAGCATATGGGCCGATGCCGGAGCGATCGTGATCAGTGTCGCATCGAATGTCATATGTTTGCTACGGGACagagtgtgtgttgttggggaacgttctttttttttgcatcgagATGGTGTGAAATTgggaaaatcaaatttcaaacatcCGCCatctttgcgtgtgtgtgtatgttctaTCTTGGTGATGACATTTGATAAGCGTAGCATCGTCGGTGGTCAACAGGCAGTGGCGCATTGCGAACAAAGGCGACCGAATGGGAAGCCTTCCATATTGGATCGGTTACAAAATTGTCATGTCCTCCTTCCGCACACTGTTTTGTGTGGTGGACTTTGTCAAAACATTTTGGTATTCTAATGCGTGCCATTCTTAAGCTCTGACCGTGCTATACCCTGCCTGATCAATTGTGTAGACAAATTATGTGTTTTAGTTGGAGGAAAAAATGCACCAACCATCAATTGCACACTGGCCCAGATGCATAAATTTTGTCTTAATTCACTTTCACTAGCCTATCGGAACCGATTAGAAACGCACTTCAATTGCCCATTCGGAGGCACGAAAGCAGCAACTCCCCTCGGGGTCGCCTCATCCGGAACGAAAAGAGGGAGGACAGGCATTAATTCAGTGGATTGGATTTGTGCAGCTGCAGTGAAGAAAACAACCTTACAACACAACGACAGCAAGcagacaaaagaaaaaaaaaacgcgttgATCGAAGCGACAAACTACGACGGTCGTTTAATTGACGCAAACAGTAAAATTTGTACCCGATTAGGGCTTTCTCGCTTTTGGGTTGGCTCTTCCCAGTCGGGCGCTGGTTTAGCTTAAATGGTTTAAATCACTTTGCTGCACTTATTTGTGATTGTGGTTAATAATGAATGTGGAGCGCGCATACGGGGGTTGTTTTAATTAACCGTACTCGGGGAGAAGAGCAAGTTGAACGGACGTTGATGAAGGTTGTGGTTAATAGCGGTTTCAATTAAAGTTGTGAGGAAAGTGGAGCAGTGATGTAGGGATCTTGTTAGAAggtttgtaaataaaaaaggataaCAAGTTGCAGGAGAAAGAGATTGCTGGCTTTGCGTTACATGATATAAGGAACATTGATAGAAATAGGATCATAGCTTTAAATTCAACCTCATATTTTAGGTTCAACTGTTGTAAATGATCAAGATCATTCCAAAAAACTCGCATCAACAAACTCAACTCCACAAAACCGTTTTTCCCACGAGCATTTTTCTTCACACTTTCCACTTAAAGCGCTTGGAAGTGATTTAGAATCCTGAACGGAacggagcagccaggaaatgTGGCATTATCTCCCACTTAGACACTCTTTAGACGCTGGTCCCGAACATCGCACAACGCTCATCTGCTCCTCCTCTACTCCAACGTCAGAACCCTGTTCGATCGTTTGAAACCGCTTCATCCATCATCATTTTGGGCTCGACGCGAGGTAACAGCGGATCGAGGCTTAGTTCAGCTTATTAGTTCGCTTGTTATTATTGTGATAATTTCCAGCAAGCTTCATCCCAATCCACCGTACCCGAACCGACGATGgtgagtgatgatgatggtggtggtggtggtggtggttgttgaaCATTTCGTTTCGGAACGGCGGCAAAgtgtttcggtttcggtttcaaACTCCCAATGtgcgcaacaaacacacaaacacttgaaTGGTGATTTACATATTGGTCTTGCAGGACTGGGATGATCAagtggaagagagagagagagagaaagagagagagagagagagagagagagagagagtgcagaAGGGGAAACATGAAAATTATGAGAAACATAAGAGCGCCGGCTATCTCGGTCGGCATCGTCGGGATCGGTAACACGCAAACCCGGGCCAGAAAAATGCAACacacttcctttttttttgggtgtgcATGCAAACGAAGGACATGGATGGTGCAATGGGTGAAGGCAGAAAGAAATTTGACTCCACTTCgagatggttttttttctgttgctgtcTGGTCTGGTGTCTGCTCTTTGGCAAATGGTTTCCAACTGGGCCAGCCCAACGGTCAGACCGAAATCGAACCGAGAAGACTTtcggcacacacaaaataaaaaaaaaacccgaacccATTTCCTGTCGGCAGTGGGAGCCTAGGATGCCGAACGGAGGACTGAAACCTTAGCGACACTTCCTTTGAAGACTTTCTAGTAATTAATGATCATGGGAGATCACTCGTAAAAGGATGTAAGTGTTGTATTCTTTCTCTGCCGAGCGAGTTCGTCCTGTTTGGTGACATTTGAGTGATTTTGTGGAAGAATCATTGTTGGAAttggaaaatgtgtgtttaaGGAAGAGAAAGACGTGATGCAATACCTTCTGGAAACTCTTCTGGGAGCTGTCAGTACAAACTCTTTTCCTACCCAAGGATCAAACCGCTCTGCTGAGGGGAAAGAATGCAACAAGTTTCTACTTAATTGTTGTAACACAAACTCTCCAGAGGATGtgtttttacagggttttttttagtgCCTTCAATGTCCTTTTTCCTTATAAAACATGATCGAGTACATCCTGTCGGTGTTTATTCGGTCTTTCAACTTCAATTGTCACATTTCGTCACAGAACCCGGGGCTGTAAATGCTTATGTACGGAGGTTTTTGTAGCACGCAGCAATGTCCCGGGTCTATTTCCAAAAGCCATTTATTGTcacattgattttttaatggatttgagattgtttctttcttccacACTTTTTTTCCACTCCCATGGCGTGTAATTCTAGGTTCTATTGAAACTCCATTCACTGGGAAACAATGGGAAGGAAGTTCATAAAATCAGTTTCGAAGATTTCCTTTCGGAGGTGTCGGCATGAGCAGGAGGTGCGCCTGATTTATCGCTCGGTGTCATTTGTCATGCCCGATGCCAGGTACTCGATGCCCTTTCGGAGCCGGTGGACAtcgggacactttcttgaccGTGTATCGTGTTTTTTCCTAACTGTCGTTGTTTTTTCGGTGCTGCGAGTGAAGTGTTGCAATTTCTCCAACTACGTTCTTCTTCCATTCTCTTCTGCCTTTCCTGAAGGGCCCAGTGCCGTGGATTCTATTTCAGCAGACGTTCTTGCCACTGCAACCTTCCGGGAACTGCGAGTGCAAGATTGGAAAGATTGGATCTGATTGAAAGGCGGAAACGAATATCTTGAGAGCCGATAGCCAAAAAATCAGATTTCATCCAAGCGGCGAAAGCGATGCAAGTCCAGTGCTTCCAATTTcatgcgagtgtgtgtgcgtggaatTAATGCACACTCGAGTAAGGATGCGAAATTTAAGCTCgtacgttttgttttccatttctgtTCGGTTGTGAAGAGCGCACGATGTCTAGAATCTCACTCTTTGTGTTGATTACCGTACAATGGATGAGTGTCAAATGTTTACAAACAGgatagtgagtgtgtgtgtttttttcttcactctcTTAATTTGGAACTCCCACGGTGGTCAATTCGGGACCTCAATTAAGTACGTAAAGATTATCGAAAGGTGATCCCGGGGCGAGCAGTACCGAGAAGCTGTGAAGTGGTTCAAGGTTAGCTCAAGCCATCTCGCCCTGTGTGTTTCCCCGGGGGATGTGCGTTCTTCAAACGGTACATGTCTGgagtattttttattattattttgaaaatctcATACCTTCCAGAAACACGCATGAATGGGAAAATTGAATTCTCGAAGATCGGGTAACACGGTTGGGCTAGTCCCggcgttgttttttgttctacaATTTGTAAAACAAGCTTTTAATACCCGATAAATCCGTTAACTCGAGGTCCGGTAGCCAGCTAAACCAGATGTTTTGCTCTCCGATCCGTTTGGAGCAAGGAGCAAACACTCCAACAGAAGCCATGGATGGTTTGCTGAGGAGCAATATGTCTGGTGTTGTGCTGCCGAAAATGCTACCAACTGTGCTTCCAGGAGCGTACGCGCCGAATCCTTTCTAGTGCTTCACGTATCGTGTTAATGCGGTgacgtacacacaaacacgacagcccaaaacaaaaaaagctaacCAAGACCACTGGATCCGATCCTCTGGTGATCAGTGATGTCAGTTCTGTCGCTCCGTTTTCATCTAAACCCCGACTGAGGTTAGGCCAAATTCCTGTGCTATCACTGTGTGTACCTCCTGTAATTCGATCCTTAAAACGCTGTATCGATCCCGTAATATACCGCTTCGGGGTTAAAGTTACCAGCGGGATGAGACAGGAGTTAATTATGACCTCAGAACCGGATGAAGCAGCATAATTTTTTGCACATTCTCCCAACCCTTCGAACCGTTGCAGCGGAAAAGGCTTCGTGTGTGACCTCCACATTGGTTGGCAGCGTTATGATCGAGAACGATCGCCAAAATCAGACCGCCACTGCAGTCGTCGCCGTCGGTGCCGTTGCAAGGCTTCGTGAAAATATGTCGACTTCTCTTGGGGGGTGCAGCTGCATCAGACATGCCACAATGACGATCATATTTTCATCCTCACACACAGGAAGGAATGGATCATCGTATCGGAAGGGTCAAATTTTTCTGGCGGTTAATGTCtgcggtgtgtgtgctttgccTGTTCTTGCTTTATTCTGCACTTCTCTTGGGGGGTTGCTTACATTCCTTCTCGGATCTCAGTACGTACGGAAGCCACTGTGGAGGGCTAAATGGCTCCAAATTCAAGCcagatgtgtgtgtggaggatGGTGGTTATTCGAGCAAATGCAATCAACGCACTGTGACCCGTTGACAGAGCGCATCAGTATGAAGATCCCCAGCAAAGACGTTTTCAAGTGGCAGACGATCCGTTCTCGGTATGTTCATTGTAGGGGTTTTCTTCTCATTAGTTTGGTGTTGGTTCTGTTGTAGTATTAAGAAGAACACAGTAAGGACTACAAAACTCCGTGGTGTGATTGTGAAACTGAATAAtcaaaaccccaaaactgtaCGATCGCAAACCCTGCCATGTTGCCTTGCCGAGATGATCGCCATCATAAATTCCTTCCGTGGGTAATTAATACCGACTAACAAGGGAAGCCCTTCTTTGCTGGCGCGGACCCGAGTAGGTGGTGGATGTAAAAATTGGACTTAAACATTAAGCGCTAAGGGATCGTAAACTGCTCAATGTGTGACAAATTGCACCAGCCCAACCAGGGAGGAAGATCGTTTCAATCCTAACGCAATCTTcctaaaaccccttttttcaactttgtaaGCAGTACGAGACACTTGATCTCCGATGACACTTGCCTCGCCCGTCGTttcgctgtgtttgtgtgcgtgcgtattCATAAAGCAATAAACTATTCCAAACCACCCCCAGCAAAGTTATGTTATGTCCTcaaagtttttttcttctgaaaACCGGAAAATACCATACGTAATGGCGCAGCGCTCATAAATCATGCACGCTTGCCATCGCCTTGCCCTGCTACGACGATGCTGAGGAAATGAGGCATGGCTGTTATGGGAAACGCGTCAGCCGTGCTAACTGCATGTATTAGTGCGGGAAAAGCGGGATCCCATATCAGATTGCCGGAAAAATGAATGATGAATGTTTTGAAGTATAAAAATCATAACCCCCGCGCAGAACGAATGCGCAGCGTGGCAGGGAAATGTGATCTACGAGGATCACGCGATCATATCCCATCTGGGGTGTTGTCTGGTGCGAGAGGTGCAACGGATTTTCAATTTGTCCGTTTCGTTGGGACACGTGTGCCTAGAGATCCGAACGTCAGGCGAGTATTTCAAAGGGAAAATCCCGAAAAGTTAAAACGTGCATCAAGCGTGTGGCCACTGTGTGCAATCGTGGTGGTTGGGGAGAGTTCCGCGGGTCGCTAGTTTGTTGCGCTTGTTGGAGGTGTTTCCCGTGCAGGGTTTCCGGTTGACCTGGTCCGTGGATAGGATGCGGTTGCGTTATACGTTGGCCTGGGAGGGAAAGATATTTGGGGGAAAATGAgttaacaaaacataaacatccgATGGTTGGTTTAATCTGGAAGATTTTTGTGTCTACGATATGGTTATGATTAGATTGAAGCTGAGGATAGTGAAAGATCGTTGAAAGTAGGGATTGTTGAAATCGTTTAACGAATTGCGATCAAAGTTGTTTTGagataaatattaatttgtgtTGATGTAAGGAGTAAGGTTAAATCAGTCGTGGGATGGACTTGGACTAGAATAGACTCTATGATGATACAATGACTCTAATTGAATACATGGAATGaagcaccatcagcatcagcaactAGTTCTTCATTAGCATTTAAATTACTGTCTCAGGGTGATGCCTctcaaatattttcaaattcgAATAACAATAAGCGTCAGTATTTAAATGTCAATGTTGTGCTCGATGAGGACACGGTGAAGTGCAAACATGATCCAGTTTAAAATCAATCTACAGACACAAACTTCGTCCCCAAGCTTCTCTATTTATCCAACAAAATATCGATCCAACACAACCGGGAGCAAACAATAATGCATATCATAATTTAGACAGCTCTTCAAACGCACACATCCACCGAGCGCGAACCGTACGAAAAGGGAACATATTTGTTTTCAATAATAATATCATTGCTTCGCTTATCGATGCTACTGCAGCTTGGTTCAgctgggttttgttttttgtgtaattgcttttttctctctctctctctctctctctcttcaaagTCTCCAATCATTCCCGTACATGCTTCACACCAATGTCTCGCGTCTGGAAGTGGTTATAGCGCTAAAGGTCCCGCGTTTAGAATGAACCTGCATACGGGGCCTCGAGTTTCGTTAATCGagactaggcatgggcaaaacgattcttttcaccgaacgcgaacgaactagttcgctcaccaaaaagaaccgaacgtgaacgacgattctttcgttctttttttcatggggtttttattcacaaagaacattcgttatttttttcatttacccaccatagacgcatactgtagccaaagaagtactcattctgcggttgaaaccaatcatttaaaaacattaaataaatcagcccatctgctgtctggtcaacacaatctatcgcaaaaccgaccaaaaactagcatgtaaaaaactaatacgagcaaaaatgtctccagcatatattgtaccctatgtcTTATACAcgctcaaggattctataaaaaaaactacttaaacaTGGataaacatgatgagcgcaatcaattcagttcagttcattcgcgaacaatgactaatgcgtttgaacgggctcgatctattgaattgtataggtataatttacacaccaacagaacacagatcgaacaccagttcgaacgcgttcgataaattcagtcgtatagatacgatttccacaccaacagcacacgtatcgaacactgctggacaaattcgacggcgttcgaggaattgagttgtatgggtacgatttcaacaccaacagggtacattttgatctctgacgacccgttcgcacggtgcgagaaagagcgagaaagcaatatgattttgcacgtttcattaccacatttatgtgtgccgtcaAACACtgacggaacgttcgaacgcgttcggtgtagtcagtttcttccaaaagtcctggtcgttctttttgttaagaatctcgttcgttcgttcactttaccgaactgttcgaacggtgcgattctcgttcattttcaCATGCCTAATCGAGACGCTCGCCCGTGGACGGGATCCGCCGATTCGAAGGCGACGACGAACAAAGCGATCCACTGTGATGCTGCATCGGCTGTAGCGTTGTGCACGATCGTGCACGGCACACATGTGCACCCGTTCACTTCCTCCGTCACTTTCACGGGCTGTTTACATTACGGGTTGGTAATTTGAGAAGTGGTTGAAAACGactgcaaaccaaaaaaaaaaaaacatgcacacacacaagttgCATAGAAAGAACCGTAAAGGTTACGGTGTTAGGAAAAACTTTGCTTTGTGAAaaagaaggttttttttctttcttatttgTTATGTGCCCTTCCGATCAGGAAAGGAAAGGTAGGGAAGGCAACGGAGAAGACGGCAGTCTCATAACGATCGCGCCAGAGCAACATATGATGGCAGGACGGGCTGAGTGTGCGTGGTGGCCCGAAGAATAAAACCCCCTGTGCACACGCACATATGCTGAATACGGGAAATTGAATAAACCTTTTCCCGACACATTCTTGagacgcgtgtgtgtgcgcgcgggcTGGCGGTGGCCACCCCCGGGGGAAAGACCTCCTCATGGAtggtgtgagtgcgtgtgcaATGTTTGTGTTCCTTTCGCGGTCGCTCGTCACTTCCACAACCCCCGATCGGTCTTGTGTATGTATACTTTAATATCTGCGGGTAGGGCCAAAGAGCGACCCAGGCACACGCGGGCACACACGGGCGTATATTGGCATGCGAGGGATAAATAAATACGCGGTGCCGAGAGCGACGGGTCCGCCGCGAGCAAGTTCCGAAATAAACactataaattttaaaacaaatatacCGAACAAGATAATCATCCGCGCAAAAGGTATCGGTTGCCCCTGGGCAGGCTGGCACTGCCCATTTCTCTTGGTGGGAGCGGGGTGGGAAGAACTCTTCAAAATGTTTGAAGTGCGATCGTGAAGATTTTTGGCGGATATGCGCGATCGGGTACATGTGTATTTGGGTATTATTGTGCTGTGCCTTTCGACGAGTGCAGTGCAGTACACAAGTAAATGccttttttaattgatttatcaCTTGCTTGTGTTTTAAAGTGTAACAAACATTGAATTGTTACAGTGTATTACAGTTCCTGCTGCTCTCTTGATAtgtgtttttcaattttcctttttatgaTTGAATTTCTatacaaatgaaaatatttattcgtttaatattattattatttcctattttttgtgtgcttatGTCATTTTACATAGTTATGTTTTATATGTTTGGCACATTTATTcagttgttttattatttttccgtTTATTTGCTGTGTTTTACTGTTTATTTCTTTAAGTTATCTGATCTTATattaaactatttttgttattcttcaAAATACactaaataatttgatttaccTTATATTTTTACCCGTTCCTAGCTTTTCTGTAGCGTTTTCCgcattttttgtaaaagttGCATTGTTAATaatgtattaaaaataataaataataataataaataataataatagtctAGAATTTTAATTTGGGCATTATGTGCTACGTATTGCATAAACTAGGGCGTTTGGTTGCGCTGTAGTTTGCTACACATCCTCGTATATTGGCTAAATTAGTTCTAATTTCAACTAAGGAAATGTTTGTTGTGAATTacttcaaaaaataaataatcttaCTTCTCAAATTTAGCTTCTTTCTCTGAAAAGTATCTTTTTCTTGAACAAAACATCCCTTAGCTTGTGTTTCGCTACACCTAACACCATTACACCATTCTTTTATGCACCCCCCCGATCCAGAGTTCATTGCCGTCTTAGAAAGCGCGAAACGATGCGAAAAACAATCGGTGCCGCTAGTCGCTTTTGCGGGACGTTATGTGAATATTTGCATAGCATTGGCCTTTGGTGGACATAGAATCCCATGCTCATCGTCCTTCCCTCCACCATGTACGCAAGTATTGCCACTGACGCCAGGGTCGCTTCTATTTAACTTTCTCATCCCAACGCCGCACTCCGCAAGAGAAGATGGAGCCTATgacaagaaaaaagaaaagcaagcagaaaaaaacagccataAAACACTGCGGCACACGCACGCCTAGCACTGCGGCACACTCGGGCACAACGGTATGGCGCAATTGTCCGCGCGGCGTACGCATCAGCGTAGAATATTATTCATCGTACACACCTGCTGATCGGCTGGCCAAACCCGCTCGGACTTGGACTGGATCCCGCGCGCCTGGGACAGGAAGTGACAGTGATTGCATACAAAAGTTTCAACCCCGATGCGGCCGAGGTGTGGGGGAGAAAAACAGTTTCTGGGAATTTTTGGGCCGATGGGAATTTTCACTCGAGAATGTGCGAGCGAGCGCAGGAAGTGACTGACGGGCTTGCGTCAGTGGTTCGGGGCGGGTTTTCAGTAATCCTTTTGTCTTAGAAGGAGTGGGATGGAGGGGGGGTACTGTTTATGTGCGGGCTAGATCACTGGTATGTGATGGAATGCGTGTCGGATCATGTCGGGGGTGGGGGGTGCAATTTGATTGATGCAATGGGAATTAAACATTAAAGAGCATTCTATTTCCCTTTCCAACCCAACCCGGTGATGAGGTTTGATGAAGTTCCTGCTTGTAGTGCTATCGTCACTTCTCAGAACTGTCCCATCAGGTCGTTGCACTCGCAGCAAAATAAATCTGCAAAATATctgtatatatttttatgtccTGCGCTGGTGCTTCGGTTCGGAGCCAAAATCACCATATACAAGGTTGTTATTATTCCGCGAACGGAAACCAAATCTCA
Proteins encoded:
- the LOC4578434 gene encoding uncharacterized protein LOC4578434 — protein: MNVLILWVFALGLICPSTTVLADEVPALVRKVRQQNTLPPDMKSAVKGAPTTDPVIEEDGEFDDALKGQQITEPTGIKKTTHQQATSTTPAVKSKDQWQDVKGGKNPRKDTSESPGDSSSKNPVITDQTKKTTAQSGAPNATTNATTSNTPPAPSPIVVNVNVVVQSEPAHGVTSCTAPDYNCHLKVLPATQRPRPPSRPNPLYVPRRSSFRRYDSAPIMTTTDAGHEHEHIHVEGNGIDYPNSPIGIPRNLRKTSCIFC